The DNA segment ACGGATGGAGGCAGCCCAGGCCGCCGCCCCGGGCCAGGCGCAGGAAGACGGTTTCCGTGTGGTCGTCCAGGGTGTGGCCCGTGGCCACGGCGCAGGCGCCCTCCCGTTCGGCCTCCTGCCGGAACCAGCCCCAGCGCAGCTCCCGGGCGGCCATCTCCAGCCCGATGCCCCGCTCTGCCGCGTGGGCCTGCACGCCGAGGGAGGCCTCCGCCAGATCCAGATCGAGGGCGCGGCAGAGTCCGCGGACGGCCTCCGCATCGGCGGGGGATTCGGGCCGGAGGCCGTGGTCCGCGTGGAGCACCGCCAGATCCAGCCCCAGGCTCTTCCGCAGCGACCATAGGAGCACCAGGAGCGCCACCGAATCTCCTCCGCCGGAACAGGCCACCAGCACCCGCCCGCCCACGCCATCGCCGCGGCGGCGGATCTGGGCGAGGAGATCGGCTTCGAGGCGGTTCACCTCAGGGCCTTTCGAGAGCGGCCACCAGCTCAAGGAGGGCCCCGGGCACGGGCCGGTCGCACCACAGGGCCTCGGCCCAGTCGCACATCCGGAGCGAGCCCCAGTGCATGGCGCGGCCCTCCACGCCCCGGCGGAAGGCCGGATGGGCGATGCGCGTGGCGGGCTGGGAGGGGTCGGGGGCGAACTGGCTGCCGAAGGCGTCGAGGGCGGCCATCCGCCGTTCCCAGGTCGCGGTGACGTCCACCAGGAGGTCGGGGCGGCCGGGGTTCTCGCCGCCCACCCAGGCTAGGGCCTCGGGCCGCCAGGGCTCGCCGTCGCAGGGATAGTTCTTCAGCCCGGCGCAGTAGGCCGCTTCGCGAGCCAGCCGATGGGCGCGCCGATGGTCGGGATGCCGGTCCTCGGGGGCCGGCAGGATCATCACCCGCGGCCGCAGGCGCCGGATCTCCGCCATCAGCCGCACGCGGTAGGTGCCCTCCTCGGTGAAGCGGCCATCGGGGAAGTCCATGACCCAGCGTGAGACGCCGAGGATGGCCGCCGCCTTCTCCGCTTCGCTCCGCCGGGTCTCCGGCGTGCCGCGCGTGCCCAGGTCACCGCTGGTGAGATCCAGGATGCCGGCTTTCATCCCCCGGTCCGAGGCCAGGGCGAGGAGGCCGCCGACGTGCACTTCCACGTCGTCGGGATGGGCGCCGAGGGCGAGGATGTCGAGGCCGGAAGTCATGGTTCCTCCACCAGGATCACGGTCGCCGCGCCGTCCATGCGGGCGAGGATGGTGTCGAGCAGGGCGCCGTTCCGCAGCCAGGGCACGCCGGGCATCACCCGTTCCTGGGGCGCGCCGAAGGGGAAGAGGGCTTGCCGCAGCCGCTCGGGATCGCCCCCCACGGCTGCTTCCGCGGCCCGCCGGTGCAGCCGCTGGTCCAGCTTCGCCAGCCGCTGGCGCGTGCGGGCGAGCTCCTGCCGGAACCGGCCCTGGAGCGAGGCGGGCCACGCGGGATCGGGCGCGGCCTCGGGAAGGGTCTCCGTCGGGAAGGTTCCCGTCCAGGAGGCAAGCCGGTCCCAGGCGCCCAGCCGAAGCGCGTCGAGCTGGCCCGGCGCCGCGTGGAACCCCTTGGGCACCACGAACACGCTGGGGCGGGGAAGGATCTCCGGCGCGGACAGCCCCACCACGTCCCACAGGGGCTCGCACAGGCGCCAGTAGGCCCGCTCGGAAGGCCCCAGCACCACCGCCACCACAGGCAGGAGCAGGGACTGCATCAGCGGCCGAAGGGCGGCGCCGGGGCTCAGCCACTGTCCCTTGGGCAGAGGCATCCCGCGCTCCAGCCGCTGGCGGCGGCCCGTCGCCGGATCGAGGGAGAACCACGCGGCCTGGACCCGGGGATCCAACGGCAGCGGGGCGCGGAGCGCCTCCAGCGCCACCGCCTGGCGGATCAGGCAGGCTTCCAGATCCAGGGCCCGCCAGCGCTCCAATTCGGACTGGATGGCGCCGCGCACCGCGGGATCGGTGGGGGAGAAGGGGCGCAGCCCGCGGTCCCACAGTGGACGGCCCAAGGCGAGAGCATGTCCCCGCAGCGTGGGTTCGGCAGGTGGAGGCAAGGGACCCCACAGGCCCTCGGCTTCGGCCTGGTGCCCGGGGGTCCAGGGGAGCCAGCCGGTGGCGGTGCCGAGGCGGGCGTCGAACCGGAAGCGGTGGCGAGCCAGGCGGCCGTCGCGCAGGCCCACCACCGACGCCACCTCCGCGCGGTCGTGGTCCTCGTCCGCCAGCCAGTAGACGGCCTGCGCTCCCCGGCGCCGGGCTTCCGCCAGGGCGGCGAGGGCCTTGGCGACGGACAGCGCCGGGCTCCAGCCGGCGCCGATCTGCTGGCCGGTGGCGATGACGGGAAGGGGTGCGGGAGGAGGGGCCGTCATGGGCGCCCTCCGGCGGGGGCTGGGGGTGGGGTCCATCCGCGCGGGGGCGTCGTACGCATGGGCCCCAGCCTACCCGATCTGCCATGCTCGACGGGATGGAGCCCCTGGAGCCCTGGATCCCGCCGGTCGTTCCGGACCTGGCCGCCCTCGCCATGCAAGCCGCGGACGAGGCGGGTGCGGCCTCTTTGCGAAGTTGGCCCCAGGTGGAAAAGGGCGGCGTGGGGTTCGAGAACCTGCCTCCTTTCCTGTGCTGGCGCGGCCGCGATGAATCGGGTTGGCACCTCGTTCTCCTCCAGCCCCGCGAGCTGGGCGCGCTGATTCCCGGCGCCCGCACGGCCTCCCTGCCGCCGAATTGGCTGGCCAAGCTGGATCTCGACGCCCTGGCCCGCCCGCTGGCGCTACATCCCGATTTCCCGGGCGGCGCCTCCGTCCATGTGGTCCACGTCCCGGAGCCCGGCCGCGCCGACGTCCGGACCTTCGGAAAGCCGGCTCCCGATCTCGTCGCCGGCGTCCTGACCCGCACCACGCATCTGTCCACCTGGAACCTGGCCGATTGACCGATAGACCGGCCGCGGAGCGCCCATGCTGAGCCTCGATCTGTCCACCCTGAAGGAAGCCGCCATGGCCGTGGCCCTGGGCCTGATGATGGGCCTGGAGCGGGAGCGCAGCGGATTCGAGCGGAGCCTGGCCAGCCGGGAGGAAGCCGCCCGGCGCGAATCCGATCGACTGGAGGAGAGCCGCGGCAGCCTGGGCGCGCGGACCTTCGCGCTGCTGACGCTGTTGGGGTGGCTGTCCGTCAAGGTGGGCGGCTCGGGATTGGCGCTCCCCATCGCGGTCCAGGCCTTCGCGGCCCTCCTGATCGGACTTTTCTACTACCACGGCAGCACCGTGGCGAGCCGCGGCCTCACCACGGAGATCGCCGCCCTGGCCGCGCCGCTGCTGGGAATGCTCCTCATCCGGGACGCGCTCCTGGCGGTGGCCGTCACGGTCATCGTCACCCTGCTGCTCCTCTCTAAGCCCTGGTTCCGGGCGTGGATCCCCCGGCTGAACCGCGAGGATCTGAACGCCGCCATGCAGTTGCTGCTGGTGTTCGCCATCCTCCTGCCGATGCTGCCGTCGCGAGCGCTGGATCCTTGGGGCGTGCTGTCCCCACAGAAGGTCGGCTGGATGGTGGCCCTGGTGGCCGCCACGGATTTCGGAGGCTACGCCATGAACCGCACGCTGGGCGCCCGCCGCGGCGCGGTGATGGCGGGCATCGTGGGCGGGATGGTGAGTTCCACGGTGGTGGCCATCTCCCTCTCCCGCCAGGTGAAGGAGGATCCGTCCCTCCGCGGGCCGGGGCAGGTGGCGGTGATGCTGGCCTGCGCGGTGATGGGGATGCGCGTCGTGTTGCTGGCGGGGGTGGTGGGCGGCGCGACCCTCCTGCGCCCCCTCTTCGTGCCCATGGCCGCCATGGTGGGCTCGCTCCTGGTGGCGGCCTGGTGGATTCTGCGGACGGACGCCACGCCGGAGGCCGAGGCCGATCCCGTGCCCGTGCGGAATCCCTTTCATCTGAAGCGGGCTTTGGCCTGGGGCTTGGCATTGGCGGCGATGCTGCTGGTGTCCGCCGCGGCCCGCACGGAATTCGGGGACCGCGGGCTGATGATCGCCGCCGCGCTGTCCGGCGTGGCGTCGGAGACGGCCATCACCCTGGCCGTGAGCAGCCAGGTGAAGACCGTGGGCCTTCCGGCGGCCACCGCCGTCCTGGCCATCGTGCTGGCCATCGGCGCCAGCACCCTCGCCAAGGCGGGGTTCGCCTGGATCTCCGGCGGACGCGCCTTCGGCCTGCGCCTGACGGCCGTGCTCGCCGTCTCCTTCGCCGTCACGCTGGCGGCGGCGCTCATTCCGTTCTAGATAACGCCCTACTTGCCGCGGTTGCTCATCCGCGTGTGGGCGACGCCGCTCTTGCCCTGGGGCTTGGTGGAAGCCTTGACCGCGGGCTTGGGCGAGGAGGCCGGCTTGGGTTTGGCGCCCGATGCGGCGCCTCCCACCGGCTTGTCCGTCGCCTGGATGCTCTTCAGGAGATCGGCGGGGACGAGGGGCTTGGTCATGGGGGGACTCCTGGAGCGAGTCTACCCCACGAAAGCCCCGCCGGACGGGAGCGGATGTGACGATGACTGGGGAGCCGTCGGTTAAGCTGGACGTGGCCAGGGGCTGGTCAGACCACCGATGGGGAGCACGGGAGCGATGGCGTTGGACGGGACAGCTGCGGCTGCGGAGCGGGCCTTCGAGGCCTGGAAGGAGTCCTCCCGCCTGGAGCGCCGTCGCCTCATCGACGCCTGGCTGGAGCAGGTCGGGGCCGTCCGCGAGGAACTGGCGCGCCTGCTCGTCCAAGAGATCGGAAAGCCCATCACCCTGGCCCGCGCCGAAGTGGCGCGGGCGGAAGCCACTTTGCGCGCCACGGCGGAGGTGGTGGCGGCGTTCGGAGAGCAGGCCGTTCCCTACGACCTGATGGCTGGAGCCGAAGGGTGCCGCGCAGTCCTGCGGCGGTTTCCCGTGGGGCCCGTCCTCGCCATCACGCCCTTCAATTTTCCGGTGAACCTGGCGATCCACAAACTAGCGCCCGCCCTCGCGGCCGGGTGCAGCGCCCTGTGGAAGCCCTCGCCCCAGGCGCCGGAGACCTCGCGCCTGCTGTGGGAGAGCTTCGAGGCCGCGCGCCTCGCCGTGGCGGCGCCAGTCCATCTGCTCCAGCTGCTGGGCACGGATCCCGCGGCGGCGGAGGAACTGGCCCGGGACCCGCGCATCGCGGCGGTGAGCTTCACCGGCTCCGAGCGGGTGGGCCGCTACCTGGAGCGGGCCCTCGCCGGCAAGCGCCTGCTGCTGGAGCTGGGCGGCAACGGGGCCGTGGTGGTGGACGAGGGCGTGGACGCCGGGGCGGTAGCCCGCCAGCTCGCGCCCGCCGCCGTCGCCGGAGCCGGCCAGAGCTGCTCCAAGGCCCAGCGGATCTACGTGCATCGCGCCCTGTGGGACGCCTTCGCCCCGGCCTTCGTCGCCGCGGTGGAAGCCCTGCCCGTGGGCGATCCCCTCGATCCCGCCACGGTGGTGGGACCGCTGATCGACGAAGCCGCCGCCCGGCGGGTGGACGAGAGCGTGGACCGCGCCGTGGCCGCGGGAGCCCGCGTCCTGCTGCGGGGGGAGCGGGCGGGGGCCCTGCTGCCCCCGGTCGTCCTCACGGGCGTTCCCGAGACCGATCCGCTCCAGTGCGAAGAGGTCTTCGCGCCGGTGGCGGTGCTGACGCCCGTGGACACCTTCGCCGACGGCCTCGCGAGGGCCGCCGACACGCGCTTCGGACTGCGGGCCAGCGCCTACAGCCGGGACCAGCGGCACCTGCGGCTGGCCGCGTCCACGTTTCGCGCAGGGGGCGTCCTGCTCAACCTTCCGCCCACGTTCCGGCTGGACGCCGCGCCCTTCGGCGGCGTCCAGGCCAGCGGAAACGGGTTCGAGGGGCCGGGGTGGGCCATGGAGGGCTTCACCGAAGGGCGCCTCATCGTGGAAGGCCCCGCCCTGTGATTCTCTTTCCGGAGTGCTGACCATGGTTCGCGCGCTGCCCTTCCGTCCCGGGGACCTGGTCGTGGCCCTGCTCCAGTCGCCCCGCGAGCGGCTGTGGGGGCGGCTTCTGGATCTGGACGCCAGCGGCTTCGCCCTCCGGGGCGTGGACCTCTCCCCCTGGGAGGAGATCCTGACCCTCGTGCGCACCGGCGAAGCGGACCAGGTGGCCCTGGCCACCCGGTTCATCCCCATGCACCGCCTCGAAACCCTCTACCTCGACGAGCCCAGTTCCGGCGCCCCCAGCCTCTCGGAGACCTTCCGGGAGCGCACGGGCCGGGAAGCCGTGGATTTCCTCGGCGAGCCCCCTTCGTCCACCCCCCCGTCCGACTCCAGGAGGAATCCATGACCCACGCCAACCACGCGAACTGGATGGAGCGCTTCCGCGCCCGCGCCAAGGAACTCCAGCGCCACATCGTCCTGCCCGAGGGCCGGGACGACCGCACGCTCCAGGCCGCCCAGCTCCTGCTCGACCAGGGCCTGTGCCGCCTCACCATCCTCGGCGATCCCGCGGACATGGTGGCTCGTGGCGCGAGCCTGGGCCTTTCCCTGAAGGGCGCGGAGATGGTGGATCCCGCCGCCAGTCCCCTCCTCCAGGAGCTGGCCGGCGCCTACTATGAGCGCCGCAAGGCCAAGGGCGTCAGCGAGGCTCAGGCGCTCGAAGCCGTCCACAATCCCCTGTGGTTCGGCGCGATGCTGGTGCAGAACGGCCACTGCGACGGGATGGTGGCGGGCGCCCTCAACACCACCGCCGAGACCGTGCGGGCCTGCCTTCAGGCCATCGGCGCCGCCAAGGGCATCAAGACCGTCTCCAGCTTCTTCCTGATGATCCACCCCGACGCGGCCTTCGGCGAGCAGGGCGCCGTCCTGTTCTCCGACTGCGCGGTGGTGCCCGATCCCACCCCCGAGCAGCTGGCCGACATCGCCCTGGCCGCCGCCGGGAACGCCCGCAGCGTCATGGGCGTGGAGCCCCGCGTGGCGCTCCTGAACTTCTCCACCCGCGGCTCCGCCGAGCACCCCCGCGTGGACAAGGTGCGCGCAGCCCTCGCCATCCTGAAGGAGAAGGCCCCCGACCTCGCCGTGGATGGCGAGCTCCAGGCCGACGCCGCCCTCGTGCCCTCCGTGGGCCAGCGCAAGGCCCCGGGTTCCGCCGTGGCCGGCCGGGCCAACGTCCTCGTCTTCCCCGATCTGGACGCCGGCAACATCTCCTACAAGATCGCGGAGCGCATGGGCGGCTGCGCCGCCATCGGGCCCTTCCTCCAGGGCCTGGCCAGGCCCGCGAACGACCTGAGCCGGGGCTGCAGCGCTCAGGACATCGCCGATACGGTGGTCCTCACGGCCCTTCAGTGAAGCGCGTCGCTTTCTTCATCTCCGGTACCGGCGGCAACGCCCTGAACCTGCTCAGGGCGTGCCGCGAGGGCCGCGTCCCCGCGCTGCCCGTGCTGGGCCTCGCGTCCACCGCGAAGGCCGCGGGCGTGGCGCGGCTGGAGGCGGAGGGGTTGCCGACCGTCGTCGTGGCGCGGAAGGACTTCGATTCGGACGAGGCCTTCTCCGACGCCTGCTACCGGGCGGCGGAGGCGGCGGGCGCGGAGGTCATCTGCCTCTGCGGCTGGCTGAAGAAGCTGGCGGTGCCGGCCCGCTGGGAAGGGCGGATCCTCAACATCCATCCGGGACCGCTCCCCCAGTTCGGCGGCCCTGGCATGTACGGAATGCACGTCCACCGGGCGGTGCTGGCCGCGGGCGAAGGTGAGTCGGGAGCCACGGTCCATGTGGTGGACGGCGAGTACGACCGGGGCCGCATCCTGGATGCCGAAGCCGTGCCCGTCCTTCCCGGCGACACGCCGGAGGATCTCCAGAAACGTGTCTACGCGGCGGAGATGGCGCTGTACCCGAGGGCTCTGGCGGCCTACCTTAAACTGTCGGAATGATTCCCCTCCTCACTGCCGACGAGATGCGGGCCGCGGAACGCCGCGCCATCGAGCGGTGGGGAATTTCATCCCTGGTGCTCCAGGAGCACGCCGCTCTGGGTGCCCTGGCCCTCCTTCCGCCGGGCGAACCCATCCATGTGCTGGCGGGGCCGGGGAACAACGGCGGCGATGCGCTCGCATTGGCGCGGCTGGCCCGTCTCCAGGGAAGGCAGGTCTCCGTGTGGGGTCTCACCGGCTCCTCCGGATGGAAGGGTGACGCCGCCCTCCAGGCCCGGCTGTGGAAAGGGCTCGGCGGTACGGTGGAAGCGCCGTCGGAACCCCTCGAAGTCGTAAAAGGTTGGCGGGGCTGGGTCGTGGACGGCCTCTTCGGCTTGGGCGCGCGGCCCCTGGAAGGAATCGCGGCGGCCTGGGCGCGGGCGGTGAATGACAGCGGCCTGCCGGTGCTGGCCCTCGACCTGCCTTCCGGCCTGGATCCCTCGTCGGCGGATGTGAGCGGCGAGGTGATGCGGGCCACGCGTACCGCCTGTTTCGGGGCTTTCAAAATCTGCCACGGCCTGCTGCCCGCCCGGCTGCTGTGCGGCGAGATCACGCGGGTGGCGCTCCCGCTGGACGCCGAACCTGCGGGGCGGATCCGCCTCCTGGAGCGGCCAACCCTTCCGGCCCGCGCCTGGAACTCGCACAAGGGCACCTTCGGCCACGTGGCCATCCGCGCGGGGAGCGAAGGGATGAGCGGCGCGGCGGTCCTGGCCGCCCTCGGCGCCCTTCGGGTGGGCGCCGGGCTCGTCACCGTGCTGTCGGAACCGGAAGTCCGCGCCGAGATCGCCGCCCAGGTGCCCGAGGCGATGGTGCGGGCCTGGCGCGGCGCGGTGCCCGCGGGAGCCGACGTCCTCCTGGTGGGGCCGGGTGGCATTCCCGTGGTGCCCGACTGGAGCGGTCCCCTGGTGGTGGACGCCTCCGCCCTTGGCGAAGGCGCGGGATCCCGATGGATGGCCCGCCCTGATACCGCCATCACCCCCCATCCCGGAGAATTCGCACGGCTGTTCGGCGCCCCGATTCCTGGAGGCACGGACGGTCGGCTGGCCCAGGCGCGTCGGGCGGGAGAAGGTCAGCCGGGCGTCCTCTTGCTCAAGGGCGCCCAGAGCGTCGTGGCGGGGGGGAACCTGGACGAACTGTGGATCAATTCCACCGGCCATCCCGGCCTCGCCACGGGCGGCAGCGGGGACCTGCTCGCCGGGATGGTGGCGGGGTTCCGGGCCCAGGGGCTGTCCATGCGGGAGGCTGTCGCCGCGGCGGTCTGGTTCCACGGCGCCGCGGCGGACCGGCTGCCGGGGGCGGGGCTCCTTCCCCGGGACGTGGCGGATCGGTTGCCGGAGCTGCTCCGTGGCTGAGCGGTTCCTTCCGGACGACGCGGCCACGGAAGCGCTGGGCGAAAGCCTGGCGGCGCTCACGCCACCGGGCGGGACCTGGCTTCTCCGGGGGGAGTTGGGCGCGGGGAAGACCACCTGGACCCGCGGGTTCCTGAAGGGGCTGGGGGGCGATCCCGACGATGTGGCGTCGCCCACCTATGCCGTCCTCCACCGCTACCCGCATCCCGGCGGTCGGCTTTTCCACCTCGATCTCTATCGCCCCGGCCCTTCCGGAGCCTGGTCCCTCGGCCTTGAAGAGACCCTGGAAGGTTCGGATCGCCTGGTTGTGGAATGGGCGGGCGCAGAAGGGCCGTGGCCCACGGACTGGGTGGCGGAATTGGCTCTGACGCCGCAGGCCGGGGGCCGGCGCGCGGAATGGACACTGCCTGTCCGAGGGGAAGGGCGATGATGGAGGCATGAGCCTCCTCCTGGTGTCCTCCCTGGTGGCGTGCGGCGCCGCAATCCTGGCCGCGTGGGCGGCGCTGAGACGGGATCCCGCCCCCTTCGAGGCCCTTCGCCGCCATGCGGAAGACCTGGCCTCCCGGAACCGGGGCGAGGTCCAGCAGGCCCTGGCGGCCCAGCTCCAGCCGCTGTTGGCCGATCTCCGCCAGCTGCGGGCCGCCCAGGCGGAGACGCTGGGCGAGGGCTTTCGCGTGGTATCGGCCTCGGTGCAGGAAGCTCTGCGGGCCTCCCGCGGCGAGCAGGCCGCTCAGCTCGCGCAGGTGCAGGAGCAGGTCCAGCGGCGGCTGGAGGCCATCCAGGCTTCCAACGACGCGAAGCTGGAGCAGATGCGGCGGACCGTGGATGGCCAGCTCCACGAGGTGCTGGAGAAGCGGCTGGGCGAGAGCTTTGCCCTGGTGGCGCAGCGGCTGGAGCAGGTCCAGAAGGGACTGGGCGAGATGCAGTCCCTGGCCCAGGACGTGGACGGGCTCAAGCGCGCCCTCACCAACGTCAAGACGCGCGGCGTGCTGGGGGAGGCCCAACTGGGCGCCCTGCTGGAGCAGTTCCTCTCCCCGGGGCAGTACGCCGCCAACGTCAAAGTGCGGCCGAGGTCTCCGGAAATCGTGGAATTCGCGGTGAAGCTGCCGGGAGCGGAGGAGGGGGGCACCGTCTGGCTTCCCATCGACGCCAAGTTCCCCCTGGAGGACTACCAGCGCCTGACGGAGGCCTGCGAGGCCGGGGACGCGGTGGGGATGGAGGCCGCGGGCCGGGCTCTGGAAGCCCGGCTGCTCTCCCAGGCTCGGGACATCCGGGACAAGTACGTCGCGCCGCCCCACAGCACGGATTTCGGGTTGCTCTTCCTTCCCTTCGAGGGGCTGTACGCGGAGGCGCTCCGCCGTCCGGGGCTGTTCGAGCGCATCCAGCGGGACTGCAAGGTCGTCCTGGTCGGTCCCACCACCCTGACGGCCTTCCTGAACAGCCTGCAGGTGGGCTTCCGGACCCTGGCCATCAGCCGGCAGAGCGGCGAGGTGTGGAAGGTGCTCGGCCACGTGAAGGCGGAATTCGGGAAGTTCGGTTCCGCGCTGTCCGCCGTCCAGGACCGCCTGGATGACGCCAGCCGGCGCCTGGGCGAGGTCTCCAAGCGGAAGGAGCTGATGGAGCGGCGGCTGGCGGAGGTGGAAACCGCGCCCGAAGCCCATGCGGGGCCAGTGTTGGATTTGCAAAGAATCGGCGAATAATTTCCTTCCAAATCTTCGGAATTGCCTTAGGATTCGGCCCATCCGGAGGTGCGATGCACAAGGGGAAGGAACGCCTGGGGACGGCCGAAGTGATCGCGGTGGACCGGAACTACGTTCCCATGCAGGAAGTCAGCCGCCGCCGCGCCCTGTGCGCCGTCGTGGCCGGTCGCGCCCATGTGCTGAACCCGGCGACCTTCGAGCGCCATGGGAACCTGGAGGGCCGGCTGGAGCTGATCATCTTTCCCCATGCCCAGGCCTGCAGCGACTCCAAGCTGTTGCTAGGCCGCCTGGAACGGCGGGTCCTGCGCCGGGACCACTACCTCTGCCAATACGAGGGCTGCCAGCGGAAGGCCACCACCGTGGACCACGTCGTGCCCCTCTGCCAGGGCGGATCCACCACCTGGCAGAACCTGGTCGGCTGTTGCCTTCCTTGCAACCAGACAAAGGGCGGACGGACGCCGGATCAGGCGGGGATGGTCCTCAAGCGTTGGCCCAAGGGCCCCCGGGCCCATCTGTTCGAGCGGTTCGAGGAGCTGCTCAAACGGTCCAGCGCCGCCTGATCAGCCGGTGAGGGCCCGGGTCTTGAGGAGAAGTTCGGCCCACTCCCGTTCCGGATCGCTGCGGCGGGTGATCCCTCCGCCGGCCCAGTAGCGCAGGCGATCTCCGGCGATCTGGGCGGTGCGGATGGGCAGGGCCAGATCGAGGTCCCCGTTGGGGCCGATCCAGCCGAGGGCTCCGCAGTAGAAGCCCCGGGGCCCGGCCTCGGCGCGGGCGAGGTGGGCGCACACGGCGTGCTTGGGTGCCCCGGTCACGCTCCCGCCCGGCAGCACCGCCCGGAGGAGTTCCGCCAATCCAAGCCCGGGGCGGGCTTCCGCTTCGACGGTGCTCACGAGGTGCTGGACGGTGGGGTAGGTTTCCACCGCCAGGGCGCGGGTGACGGCGACGGTGCCGGTCCGCGCCACGCGGCCGAGGTCGTTCCGCACCAGGTCCAGGATCATGGTGTGCTCGGCCCGCTCTTTGGGATCCGCGGCGAGGGCGACCGCCGCCTGCCGGTCGGTTTCCGCCTTGCCGGTGAAGGGTGCGCTCCCCTTGATGGGCTCGGACCACACGCGGTTCCTCCGCCGGGCGAGGAGGCGCTCCATGCTCAGGCAGAGCAGGGTCAGGTCGCCCAGGTCCAGCAAGGCGCCGAAGGGCGGGCGGGCCCGGTTGAAGGCCGTGCGGGCCAGGGTGGAAACCGGGCCTTCCCATTTCCCCTCAAACGGAACGCACAGGTTGGCCACGTAGAATCCGCCGTCCCGGATGCGCGCTTGAACCACCTTCACTGCCTCGCGATGAGCGTGTTGGGTCCACTGGGGAAGGAGGAGCAGGTCGGCTCGCGCCGGGAAAGGGTGGTCTAAGAATAAGGGGTAATTCAAAACTTCAGGAGGCTTGTCTTCCCACGACCATGCTTCCGTTCCGGCCGGCCCCGCATAGAGGGCTCGCCGCAGCGCCGTCCAGCGCTGGCCGAGAGTGCCCTCGACCAGGGGCTGGCGGGGGAGGCTGGCTTCGTCGCAGGCCAGTTCAAAGGTCGCCGCGCCCACCCATGGACCGGCCTCTTGAGGCTGGATCGCCTCGAGGGCCTCCCAGGGGGAGCCGGAGAGGAGGCGGCCATCCACGCGGCTTTCCCAGGCCGAGCCGGTCCAGCGGGATTCCAGGACCGGACCTCCCGGCAACCCGAGCAGGTCTTCGCCCGTCCGGCCGTCGTGGAGCCGGAGGCCGCCGGGAATCGCGCTGGAAGGGTCAACGCCGGGCGTCCAGGGGGTGCGATGGCGGGGGGAAAGGTCCATGGGGCCATCATCCCATCGGTGGCGCCAGGGGTGATTCCGCACTAGCGTCGAAAAAGGAAGCGCTAACAATATTGGCTGGCGAATCAAATAATGACGTAAATCCTTCTTTTCTTTTTTCAAGGTTGGACCTAGGCTCTTGGGTCAGGAGGAACTCCCATGCCTTCAGTGGATATCAGTTCTCAAACCGGGAAAGACTTCGCGGGCGACGCGCTGATCGTCCCGGTGTTTTCCGGACGTGAACGCCATCGGCTGCCGCTGGCCATCAGCAAGGTCGCCCGCCAGGTGATGGATGAGGAGGATTTCAAGGCCGACTATCTTGAAGTTGTGCCGCTGCATCACCCCAATGGCGTCAAGGAGAGCCGCTGGATGGTGCTGGTGGGGCTGGGCGACGAAGAGAAGGTGACGCTCAACAAGATCCGCAAGGCCGTGGGCGCCGCCGCCCGGTTCTGCCTCAAGAAGAAGTGGAAGAAGATCGGCATCCTGTCGCCTTCCACGTCCACGCTGGAGCACGACTCGGTGCAGGTGTGCGTGGCCGAGGGCGCGCTTCTCGCGAACTATGACCTGGTGGCCTTCAAGGGCGGCAAGCCCGACGCGAAACAGTTTGCGTCCATCGAGATCTTTACCAATGGCGACGACACCCGCAAGGCGCGCCGCAAGCTGCCCATGGTGGAGGCCGGGGTCGCCGCCTGTCACCGGGTGCGGGACCTGGCCAACACCCCTCCGGGCGATCTCTATCCCGAGGTCTTCGCCGAAACCGCCGCCAAGCTCGCGAAGCAGCACAAGCTCCACTGCGAGGTGCTGGACGTGCCCGCGCTGGAGAAGGGCGGCTTCCGCTCGGTGCTGGCCGTCGGCCAGGGCAGCGTCCGCCCGCCCCGGGTGGTGAAGCTCGAGTACAAGCCCAAGGAGAAGCCCAAGAAGCACATCGTGCTCGTCGGCAAGGGCGTGTGCTTCGACTCCGGCGGCCTGTCCCTCAAGGACGCCTCGGGGATGGAGACGATGAAGGACGACATGACCGGCGCCGCCATCGTGCTCGCCACGCTGGT comes from the Geothrix sp. 21YS21S-4 genome and includes:
- a CDS encoding phosphoribosylglycinamide formyltransferase — translated: MKRVAFFISGTGGNALNLLRACREGRVPALPVLGLASTAKAAGVARLEAEGLPTVVVARKDFDSDEAFSDACYRAAEAAGAEVICLCGWLKKLAVPARWEGRILNIHPGPLPQFGGPGMYGMHVHRAVLAAGEGESGATVHVVDGEYDRGRILDAEAVPVLPGDTPEDLQKRVYAAEMALYPRALAAYLKLSE
- a CDS encoding NAD(P)H-hydrate dehydratase, with product MIPLLTADEMRAAERRAIERWGISSLVLQEHAALGALALLPPGEPIHVLAGPGNNGGDALALARLARLQGRQVSVWGLTGSSGWKGDAALQARLWKGLGGTVEAPSEPLEVVKGWRGWVVDGLFGLGARPLEGIAAAWARAVNDSGLPVLALDLPSGLDPSSADVSGEVMRATRTACFGAFKICHGLLPARLLCGEITRVALPLDAEPAGRIRLLERPTLPARAWNSHKGTFGHVAIRAGSEGMSGAAVLAALGALRVGAGLVTVLSEPEVRAEIAAQVPEAMVRAWRGAVPAGADVLLVGPGGIPVVPDWSGPLVVDASALGEGAGSRWMARPDTAITPHPGEFARLFGAPIPGGTDGRLAQARRAGEGQPGVLLLKGAQSVVAGGNLDELWINSTGHPGLATGGSGDLLAGMVAGFRAQGLSMREAVAAAVWFHGAAADRLPGAGLLPRDVADRLPELLRG
- the tsaE gene encoding tRNA (adenosine(37)-N6)-threonylcarbamoyltransferase complex ATPase subunit type 1 TsaE yields the protein MAERFLPDDAATEALGESLAALTPPGGTWLLRGELGAGKTTWTRGFLKGLGGDPDDVASPTYAVLHRYPHPGGRLFHLDLYRPGPSGAWSLGLEETLEGSDRLVVEWAGAEGPWPTDWVAELALTPQAGGRRAEWTLPVRGEGR
- the rmuC gene encoding DNA recombination protein RmuC translates to MSLLLVSSLVACGAAILAAWAALRRDPAPFEALRRHAEDLASRNRGEVQQALAAQLQPLLADLRQLRAAQAETLGEGFRVVSASVQEALRASRGEQAAQLAQVQEQVQRRLEAIQASNDAKLEQMRRTVDGQLHEVLEKRLGESFALVAQRLEQVQKGLGEMQSLAQDVDGLKRALTNVKTRGVLGEAQLGALLEQFLSPGQYAANVKVRPRSPEIVEFAVKLPGAEEGGTVWLPIDAKFPLEDYQRLTEACEAGDAVGMEAAGRALEARLLSQARDIRDKYVAPPHSTDFGLLFLPFEGLYAEALRRPGLFERIQRDCKVVLVGPTTLTAFLNSLQVGFRTLAISRQSGEVWKVLGHVKAEFGKFGSALSAVQDRLDDASRRLGEVSKRKELMERRLAEVETAPEAHAGPVLDLQRIGE
- a CDS encoding HNH endonuclease, which gives rise to MHKGKERLGTAEVIAVDRNYVPMQEVSRRRALCAVVAGRAHVLNPATFERHGNLEGRLELIIFPHAQACSDSKLLLGRLERRVLRRDHYLCQYEGCQRKATTVDHVVPLCQGGSTTWQNLVGCCLPCNQTKGGRTPDQAGMVLKRWPKGPRAHLFERFEELLKRSSAA
- a CDS encoding anthranilate synthase component I family protein: MDLSPRHRTPWTPGVDPSSAIPGGLRLHDGRTGEDLLGLPGGPVLESRWTGSAWESRVDGRLLSGSPWEALEAIQPQEAGPWVGAATFELACDEASLPRQPLVEGTLGQRWTALRRALYAGPAGTEAWSWEDKPPEVLNYPLFLDHPFPARADLLLLPQWTQHAHREAVKVVQARIRDGGFYVANLCVPFEGKWEGPVSTLARTAFNRARPPFGALLDLGDLTLLCLSMERLLARRRNRVWSEPIKGSAPFTGKAETDRQAAVALAADPKERAEHTMILDLVRNDLGRVARTGTVAVTRALAVETYPTVQHLVSTVEAEARPGLGLAELLRAVLPGGSVTGAPKHAVCAHLARAEAGPRGFYCGALGWIGPNGDLDLALPIRTAQIAGDRLRYWAGGGITRRSDPEREWAELLLKTRALTG